In Sporosarcina psychrophila, a genomic segment contains:
- a CDS encoding AraC family transcriptional regulator, translated as MLSKLDSLQYGTFGFLFKGAHQQRIVGIHSLGWEKQTDSSYDWNGLTRTETDIIVFQYTLKGAGKIKIEDQIFHLTAGQTFFVKIPSDHQYYLPSDSSEWEFIHISLFGQEANRCYEDITNNLGHILKLNLHSAPISRIIELLRIVSVNKMNDAYDASSFAYSFLMELYRYISNIKTNDEWPKSISSAITFISNNFQNSISLDDIVDASGISKYHFTRLFHKSINITPIQYLTTIRINKSIELLKNDKLSIEDIALNVGFSNGNYFGKVFRASLGISPGEHRNTKSFITVDHIIGDY; from the coding sequence TTGCTATCAAAACTAGACTCTTTACAGTATGGTACATTTGGATTTCTTTTTAAAGGAGCCCATCAGCAACGTATCGTAGGAATTCACTCTTTAGGATGGGAGAAGCAGACTGATTCTTCCTATGACTGGAATGGTTTGACTCGAACTGAAACAGATATCATTGTCTTTCAATACACTTTAAAAGGTGCCGGTAAAATTAAAATCGAGGATCAGATCTTTCATTTGACAGCTGGACAAACTTTCTTCGTTAAAATCCCTAGTGATCATCAATACTATTTGCCTTCAGATAGCAGTGAATGGGAATTTATACATATATCTTTGTTTGGGCAAGAAGCTAATAGATGCTATGAAGATATAACAAATAACCTAGGGCATATATTAAAACTAAATCTACATTCTGCGCCAATATCAAGGATTATAGAGCTTTTAAGAATTGTTTCAGTTAATAAAATGAATGATGCATACGATGCCTCTTCATTTGCCTATTCATTTTTAATGGAATTATATCGTTATATATCGAATATAAAAACAAACGATGAGTGGCCAAAATCTATTTCCAGTGCAATCACTTTTATTAGTAATAACTTTCAAAACTCTATCAGTCTTGATGATATTGTAGACGCCTCTGGAATTTCTAAATACCATTTCACTCGCTTATTTCATAAATCAATTAATATTACGCCTATACAATATTTAACTACTATTAGAATTAATAAATCAATAGAATTATTAAAGAATGACAAACTATCAATTGAAGATATCGCATTAAATGTAGGATTTTCTAATGGTAACTATTTTGGAAAAGTATTTCGCGCTTCTCTTGGCATCTCCCCTGGGGAACATAGAAATACAAAGTCATTTATCACTGTAGATCATATTATTGGTGATTATTAA
- a CDS encoding phospho-sugar mutase, with product MTWQVEATKWLNQENLEVTLKQQLLGEKNNKELLEDCFYKNLSFGTAGLRGELGFGTNRMNIYTVRKAALGLALYIKSCGEVAENRGVVIAYDPRHQSAEFGLEVTKVLGFNGIRCYLFDELQSTPLLSFAVRELNTFSGIVITASHNPSEYNGLKVYGEDGGQVTLEAANAITAHTESINNLFSVEVAEEAILLKEGLLTYLNHEMSDRYVLHLNGILLGGEPDKGLSIVYSPLHGAGSKLVSRGLEVAGFSDVTIVSEQAIPDPNFTTVKYPNPEESQAFEMALTYGHKVKADLLIATDPDADRMGVAVRDLEGEYVFLTGNQIGALLLNALLEDKSDRDTMPKNGVVLKTIVTSELGRAIADKYGVKMMDVLTGFKFISEKILEFEETAESTFLFGYEESYGYLIGDFVRDKDAVQASVLIAEVAARYKAKGQTLLDGLRELYKEHGFYQESLESITLRGKTGMAKIDEIVSYFRSTSFVKEFTKPLSIIEDYSSGHFVIVETGERRPLNLPIANALKFILSNGAWFAIRPSGTEPKIKFYFGVQGETQVESDEFLVALKAAVMTVVERLTIDLS from the coding sequence ATGACATGGCAAGTTGAAGCAACAAAGTGGCTAAATCAAGAGAATCTAGAAGTTACACTCAAGCAACAACTTCTGGGTGAAAAAAATAACAAAGAATTACTGGAAGATTGTTTTTATAAAAATCTCTCATTCGGCACGGCTGGCTTGCGCGGAGAACTGGGGTTTGGTACGAATCGGATGAATATCTACACTGTTAGGAAAGCGGCACTTGGGCTTGCTTTATATATAAAAAGCTGCGGGGAGGTTGCAGAAAATAGGGGCGTCGTAATTGCTTATGATCCGAGGCATCAATCTGCGGAATTTGGGCTTGAAGTGACCAAAGTCCTTGGGTTTAATGGCATTCGTTGTTATTTGTTTGATGAACTTCAATCTACTCCATTGTTATCCTTTGCAGTGCGGGAATTGAATACGTTTTCGGGCATTGTCATTACCGCAAGCCATAATCCATCAGAATACAATGGACTGAAGGTATACGGAGAAGATGGTGGACAAGTAACTTTAGAAGCCGCAAATGCGATTACTGCTCATACGGAGAGTATTAATAATCTATTTTCGGTTGAGGTCGCGGAAGAGGCTATTCTCTTAAAAGAGGGATTGCTTACTTATTTGAATCATGAAATGAGCGACCGGTATGTATTGCATTTGAATGGAATACTTTTAGGCGGAGAGCCGGATAAAGGTCTATCGATTGTATATTCTCCACTTCACGGAGCAGGTAGCAAATTAGTTAGTAGAGGACTAGAAGTAGCAGGCTTCTCGGACGTAACCATAGTTAGTGAACAGGCAATTCCAGATCCGAATTTTACAACCGTTAAGTACCCAAATCCGGAGGAATCACAAGCCTTCGAAATGGCACTTACATATGGCCATAAAGTGAAAGCGGATCTACTCATAGCTACTGATCCGGATGCAGACCGAATGGGAGTTGCAGTACGGGATTTAGAAGGAGAATATGTTTTTTTAACAGGTAATCAGATTGGCGCATTACTATTAAATGCATTGTTGGAAGATAAGTCGGACCGCGATACAATGCCGAAAAATGGTGTTGTATTAAAAACAATTGTCACATCAGAACTTGGTAGGGCGATCGCAGACAAGTATGGTGTTAAAATGATGGACGTACTTACAGGGTTTAAATTTATAAGTGAAAAAATCTTGGAATTTGAAGAAACTGCAGAGTCAACTTTCTTATTTGGTTATGAGGAGAGCTATGGCTACTTGATTGGCGATTTCGTACGGGATAAAGACGCTGTCCAAGCATCGGTTTTAATTGCTGAAGTGGCCGCTCGTTATAAAGCAAAAGGCCAAACATTATTGGATGGACTACGCGAACTGTATAAAGAGCACGGCTTTTATCAAGAAAGTTTGGAATCGATAACGCTAAGAGGGAAGACTGGAATGGCGAAAATTGATGAAATCGTGAGTTATTTCCGGTCGACATCATTTGTAAAAGAGTTTACCAAACCCCTTTCAATCATTGAAGATTATTCATCTGGACATTTTGTTATCGTTGAAACGGGGGAGCGGCGGCCGCTCAATTTACCTATCGCGAATGCTCTTAAATTTATATTGTCTAATGGTGCATGGTTCGCCATCCGTCCATCTGGAACAGAACCGAAAATCAAGTTCTATTTTGGAGTTCAGGGCGAAACGCAAGTTGAAAGTGATGAGTTTTTAGTAGCATTAAAAGCAGCAGTCATGACGGTTGTTGAAAGGTTAACTATTGACTTATCGTGA